TGATGGGGCGGGGGGGGCGCACCGGGGGCTAAAATCTCATCGGGGTGACAAGCAGCGACTCGGCGAGAGCCAGGATTACAAACAACGTCCATCTGTGGTTTTGCATTTACAAGTTGTGTCTGAAATGCACACAAGTGGAAGGGCCCCGCTAGCCTTCCCTGAGGTGCCCCGTTTTAGCGTCGCTCCTTCCAAGGTCGGTCTGTGGTGTTGTTACGGCCGTTCAGGACTGCTCGCACGATGGCCGTTTGTCCAAATGTGCGCTGTTATTGACTGGCCACTTCTCTTGCCAAACGTCTTCAGTTACCCTAagtgtaaaaatgaataatggcTGGTGCCTTGTGATCTGTTACCCCGCTTCTCTTGCCAAACAGTCTGGAAACGGCTGGGACAAGCGgtcaagaaaatggatggatggatggatggttggaaATGCGCACCATGTTAGGTGTACCCTACCCTCACCAAAGGTCATCTCAGGTACCCCCAATTCCTGATAAGAaccatggatggatggttgtcGTCTATACAGTATGTGTGCTGTGATTAACTGGTGGCCAATGATTCTCTCGCCGAACTCGCCCGGGTTGACCTCCATCTACCCGTGACCTTAAAGAGGAACAGTGCTAGAAAGCGGGACGGTCACATTTCGTAAGCGTCCTTGATCGCGGTCGTCCCTGAATTCACGAGATGCCGTAATTGTTGTAGTAGGCGGCGGTGGCGTCGGCCAGAACCGAAATCAGACTGGTTTCTGTGACGGTACTGGCGGCGGACACCTGAACGTGACCCGTGACGGTGACGGCCCCGCCTTGCTCGGGGTGGAAGCCGGAGTTGAGGTACTGGTCAAACTCATTGCGGTCCACCTCACCCAGGAGCTCGGCCTGGCTAAGCTGATCCAGAGTCTCCAGGTGGGCCTGCGTCTCCGGCGGCGGAGACAGCTGCCCCATGTGGCCGTGCTGGAGGCCGTGGTGAGTCAGGGGGAACGGCGAGGCGCCGTAGTACGAGCCGTGGATCAGGCCGCCGTTATTACCGGGGGTCATGTGGGACATGTGCGCGCCCCCGCAGTGGAGCTGGGTCTGAGCGTAGTCCAGGTGGTACGGCGGAGGGCTACCCATGTGGCTCTGGTGGTGGTGCTCGGCGGGGGACGAGCAGGAGATGGCGGGGTAGTACGACGGAGGCGCGTGCTCTTGCTCCACGGCGTCCAAGGGGGACATCTCGGGAGGGGTGGGGAGGCCGTAGGGGTACGTGTCGAACCCGCCCGACGCCGCCGGGTCCCGGAAGCTTCGCACGCCGGGAAGGGTCGGGCCGGGGCTGGAGAAACGGACCCCCGACGCCGGGTTGCTCCCGTCATCCTTCTCCAGCGGCCGGCACAGGGCCCGCTGCTCGGGTAGGGCGTTTTGGTCAGGGGCCATGCCGCCAAGGAGGAATGCGGGGTCCACGCGCTTGCAAATGCGCTTGAGTTGCTTCTTGCGGCGGGGCCGGTATTTGTAGTTGGGGTAGTCCTGCATGTGCTGCACACGCAGGCGCTCGGCTTCCTCCACGTACGGCCTCTTCTGGGGGGGTGTCAGGGCTTTCCACGATTTCCCTGAAGGAAAACGACCACATGCGTGATTTGACTGTCATCAAATGCCCACATTGTAAATAGAACTCGGCAAAATGGAAGAAACCGACTTGTACAGGAAAATGACAACTTGGTACTGAACTAACCATTTTGAGAATATTGATGTCAAGACTGGACGTTGAAATATTTGCTCACATTTATCTTGGGCGTGACTTCAAAGTCATCAACATGCACATTCATTTGCATAAAATTGCTGCTGTGGAATGTGCTTTTGGATCATTTCCAGTTTTAAGATGACAGGTAGCATTTGGTCATTAATTCTAAACAAATTGTCATCTGTATTTAAAGAAGGCTTGAGTAAACTTTGAAGTGAATGTTTTCAACTTCGAGATATCTAATGTGAATGCATAACATGAAGGAATTTTTGAAGAAGGaagttttgaatattttttcgaGCCTCGACTTAATTTGTCCAGTGACCGGTtcaatataaaacaaattatgtcGAGATTTCTATATTAACTAGATAAAATGTGGTAATTGAAaagatttatttgaaaataatatatatcaaaatcatatttatatatcccTAGGTCTTTATTCCTGTGTAAATTAAACTGTTCAAGCTTTGAATTAAATGAGTTTCCACTTAAAACACATGAATGTGCCCAAGATCATTTTCACATTGAGTAAAAGATTTATAAATTGACCCCATAAAACCAGGAAATTTATTTATGATAAAATGTCACATAATAGAAGTCTTTTATTAATGTGtaagattacattttttaggATTTAAAATGTCCTATTGAAagtgcccaaaaaaaatcctctttcCATCCAGAATGAGACTCGTAAAAGTCAAAGTATCGAAGAAGGGAGTTGATTTAAATcgttaaaaataatgacaagagGTTTCTTTCTGTGCGAGGTGGACTCTTAAAATGATCAATTGGATTTTTTCTTAGCCACTAAAAGTGCACAAATGTCCaagatcattttatttgtcagttttagcttttcctttttttaaactgtctTTTTATCAATTTGTTTTACCTGTGTTTGATTTACAAATGTAGTATAAGCGAGACGCACATCAAATCATTTGAGTCCATTTTTAATGCATTCATCATGAGAAATCTTGAAGTAATAGTTACTACAAAGAGGCCTGATAAAGATGGAAacgtcttgaaaaaaaaaacagttactGCACTTctgcataataataataatattaatagtaATGCTGATAGACTTACCAAGCATCTTGCTGAGCTCGGCGTTGTGCAGGTCTGGGTTCTGCACGGCCAGCCGCTTGCGCTCGTCCTTGGCCCAAACCATGAAGGCGTTCATGGGCCGTCGGATGCGGGGCTCGGGCGCCTTGTCCCCGACGCCCCTGTGGGCGTCGGCGGCAGCGGCCGAGGTCGCGTCGCCGTCCGCCGGGGGACACTCGAACGACTCGGGCCACGACGAGTAGGCGCTGATGAGGGCGGCCATGTGCGCGCCGCCTGCACGCCAAAGTTGCAGAGTTGCACTCTTTCGCTTCCAATCAACCACCGCGTGCGTAATTGGGATTGAAAGTGCAGACGGGTTTGGATTTGGTGCGGAAAGACGAGTTGTTGGCAATCCAAAGGACTACGGGAAGGTGTGCGCGCGCTCCTCCTCGGTGAGGTGTGATCCAGGTTCTCCTATGGCGTCGCGAAGGGGGTTTATATTGGAGGAGGGGAGCTCGAACCTCGGCTCCTCCTCGGCGAGTCCCAAGCAAAAATGTGACGCACGCACCAAATATGCTCACTGCGCTCACTTCGTTGAGTCCGTTTTAAAACAGGATGGaaactagtttttttttttttttggtctaaGGTTGACATTCCTCTTTGGTGATGATGCTTTTGGTGGCGCAAGCCGTGACGCGCCCAAAAACTTATCAGACCTGTTGTTGTGGTGCGTTCAGGTGCGCGTAAAAAGCGCATCAGGTGGCGTCGGCCATTGGAAAGCACGATACCCCAACTCACTCCTGACAGTGACGTAATATGCGTCTAGTTTTTAGTATTTTCCCGAAATTTCTGCCATTTTGGGTCACGGTGAATTGATTTCCTATCAATTTCATGAAATGACCACATTTAATTGCACAATTTCCTCCCCTAAAAAATGATTAGTAGTTctatttagaaataaaaatatcccCCAAATTTTGACCCTTCCATTCTTTTAAAACATGCATAAGTTCAAGGCCAACTTTCCATCCTGCAAAGTTGCACCTAACTTTAACTTGGCCTATCACATACAATGAAGGATTTTGGGTAGTTaacttatttttacacttgcgAGATAAAAAGCTGAACATACACTTGCAACACTAATCAGCTTCCTTCTGTGGCTACAAGCGAGCGTGTATCAAATCTGGCAGTTCCTGTTGACAGGATTCTCATGGCTTGTTGTAGCCAGAggagctcacacacacacacacacagacagacgaAGCTACTGAGAGCGGGCGGGTCAGAGGCTATTGGTTGACAGATTTAAATCAGGAAGATGAGTGCACCAGACCACGCTTTCCTAACAAAGTGACTAAAATACATAATACAGCATAAATATCCAATTTGTGCGAGTCCAAAAGTCATTTAAAGGTAATGCATAGAGCCAAGCTTGTGTGTCCCACAAGGCTCAATTTGAGGTCTACTACTTTTATCTGTCAATGTGGTCATTGGCATAAATGAACACTTGACAGCTTCACCTTTGGATGACATGTGCCAACAGACCAAACCGGTAAACTGTGCGCACAAAGATTGATTTGAACATTTGAGTTTCAATTTCTTACCTTCATCACATTTGATTCTTTTTACTATCTTACTTACCATCTATTTAAATAAATCCATAAAGTTTTAGTTGATTGCCAACTGTATCATTTTAGTCGTTTATCTGTTCTCAGTTTTGAAACTTTGCTCGAAGCTATTTTTATCAAGTCATTACTGCTAATTatgacattatttttaacGGCTTTTATGCGGTTAGGCATTTCCCCACAGCCAAATTGTTGCCAATCAAAGCGCTTCAGCGGCGTTCTGTACAGTGCTCGTGAGAAAACGCGACTGCAACGAGTTTTTCTCACATTCATCGTGCGACATCTGAAAAAACGGACCAAATCAAGGCCCCCACAGAGGAACATAAGTACAGCTGTGCCAAGTGCATGGCTTACCTTGAAGGTGCTGCCCCtgttgacctttgacccatACGACAGACTGCGCAGATGCCTGCATCGTTTTATCCGGCCGGGTCTGCCTTTATTTGGGTTTGTTTTAGACGCAGTTTTGGTCGTTTTTTCTGGATTTGACCGACTatgtggagcaacacatggcTTTATCCATAACctgcaaagcaaaacacagAGGCCTCTACAAATATGGCACCAATGAGCAGAAAGctcaacacatttctttccagcAAAAGTTGAATGTTTCAAAATACcacacttgttttttgttcttaGTTGGGTGCAGTctggggggcaaaaaaaaaaaacaggccatCTTTCCCACACAGAGGAAGAGGATACGCCACCTGACACCCCAGATTGTGCCTCCCGCAGACACATGGGTGATGTATAGCCTCGCATTTCCCCTCAAAACACTGATTTGCAGTGAAAGTCAGCACGTTGGGCACATGATGCAAGTCGACCATCGTAACGCCCCGACATAACTGCAAAGACGATAACATCGCTTCATCAAAggggctacaaaaaaaaaaacaatgcaaacatGAGTCAAATTCGGCACAAAATTACATTGGAGGGGGGCAGCGCATTTACTGGCATTGTTTTGCTCTGcctgccaaaacaaaaactacttGAGCAGGTTGAATGGAGCAAATGAAGCACCAGCCCAAAAGGTGGAAGTCACAACAATCATCTCATGAGAAATGAGTTGAAAAGGAGACAAAAAGTCATGCGCAATACTTTTATGTCTCGGGAAATTGCCAGAAAATCAGACACAAAGTCTACCTCTGTATTTTTAGATTTATATATGGATACATATTTGTGAGTAGAAATAAGACCAAAaattctgtgtttgttttgtcagaGAAATTCGAATGAAAgtactttatttttgttttgtcatcagATTGAGATCAAAAGTTGAGATCATACTTACCTAAATACGAGAGAGAAGTTTCAATTGTTTTGCTCTCTTGTGCTCTCAAATTTGCATGAAAGCTGAGCCCTAAATTTGGAGTTCATCATGAAGAATTGGTGAGAAAAGGACCATTTTCTTGataacacacaaaaaggcttgcattgtttttgtcataacGTGGAAACTTTTGTTGCAGAGGCGACAACAAGCCACGGCCTCTTATCTCCTAAAGTTGAGTTGGATCTTCTTTTTGTCAAAGGTGTCCTCAAAAATGAGCcctagattttattttgagaaaCAAGTGGGAAAATACACAATATTCCGTTGCCCGTCGTTCGCCCCGTTGACTGACTGTGTACagcgtgttgttgttgtttttttcaaagtccATTCATGGTGTTTTGCATCTCCAGATAAATCAGAAAGGAATGACGAACTTCTAAGGCGTTTCCTTAACAAACTacaaatgtcacctttgctCTTTCCTGGTCTGAGTCATCTCGGCCGTGATGGCGGCCACGGACAAACACGTTAGTTGTGTGTCGTGCTCagaatccaaaaaaaaaaaaaaaaaaaaaaaaaaaggatttccTCGTTACCGTCAAGGTGGTCCGTCACGATGCATGCGCTCGTGACGAACGGGTGGGTGGGTTGTCTGTCAACAAGCACCTGCGTCAACCGCAACTTTCCTGAAAGGGAAACAATGACATATATGCGCTTCCCATgatgtgttagcattagcatcaagCGAGCAGAGAACGTGCTCAACTCCATTTTAGGCTGTTTTGGAAAAACCAGATGGGATTTTTGTGGTCACATCTCAAAATGAGTCCATCCAATTGAATTAATGCCAATGTCACTCGGGGTGAAATTGTGGTTAAGGTGCTGGAGCGGCTTGTTATTCCAGTGAATTCATTATTTCAATGAATGTAATTAATGGCTTGGGTTGGGTGGCAACAATGCGAGGGGTTGAAGCCGCGCCTTCGATGATGGCTCATTTCCAGAATGTTTTGCGGTACGTCTGATGTGGCTTAACCCGTCATTGCTACCCATCATCGatgccaaaaaaaattaaaaattcaaatctCATTTCCTCAATTGCTCACATATCTTGcggcttcttctttttgtgctttttggaTTTCTTTTGGACCGTCTCCTCTCGACCCTCGCCAGATGTTTCATGTTCAACCGCCGTCGTTTCACTCGGCGTGTcctttttctgtttctttgacttcttcttcttcttggaaGCTTTCTGCTCCTCACAGGCCTCCTCAGCTGAGTTTTCATTCGCAGCATCCTCAAGttgtcttttcttcttttttgagGACTCCGAAGCTTCCCTCACACCGCTAGCTGTTTCCATCTCTTCTCTagccttctttttcttctttttggggTCTTCCGAGCCCTCCGCAGCGGCATCGCTCTGACCGCGAGCCCTTTTCAGCTGGGCCATCCTCTGCGCAAAGTACTGGTGCGTGCTGAGGGTGCTGGTCAACTGCCCGGTGGTGGAGTCGGAATCGTTGCCGCTCTCCTGAAGAAGAGAAGATGAGGTACATTGTGAAGTCCATTCAATGGGGTGATTTGTGCGTCACGAgataaaacaacatttgatatcatttcaaatcaaatgtccAAACTTTAACAAGCGTGTACATTTGACAGAGAGGGTTTATTCCTAACGAGCTAGTATGAATAAAGCCTCCTTGCCTAACATCTGAACCTGCACTACTCGTTTTGCCATGAACAATGGTTCTGATTGAATGGATAAACAAATGGCTTGGTGACAATTCTAGCACGTTGGAACAACAAGGTCCAAACCAATATTCAGTAAGTAAAGTTTGATGTCAGTTCAACCTCTTCCATTTTCCATTTGGACACATTTTCCTGTCCTTGGATGtaaacggggggggggggccagaGCAAGACCACAAAATGGCCCCTTAAATCAGGCGCTGCAGCGGAATAGACGAAACCTGGCCGACTTCAGGAAGGCCGAGCGGGTCTATTTGTCACCTGGCGCTGGTGAGCCATTTGTCTCCATTTTCCTAATGGCCTACTCAATGCATAATGATTTGCGCGGAAGAATACGCCACTTCCTCCTGAGGATCGCGCCAAACAATGCGCACTTACCTCGGGCGGCCTTTTAGAGGCAAATTGAAAAGCGTCCCGTTGTGTGGCGTCACCTCGCTGTTTGGCCTTTAagcttttgtctttctttacgCGACTACGTTGACTCTCAAGGCTGATTAGCATTCAAGCGATCAATCTTAAACGCACAAAGAGCACCTGCTCGTCAATACTTTTGCAGATGAT
The Syngnathus acus chromosome 24, fSynAcu1.2, whole genome shotgun sequence genome window above contains:
- the sox7 gene encoding transcription factor SOX-7 — translated: MAALISAYSSWPESFECPPADGDATSAAAADAHRGVGDKAPEPRIRRPMNAFMVWAKDERKRLAVQNPDLHNAELSKMLGKSWKALTPPQKRPYVEEAERLRVQHMQDYPNYKYRPRRKKQLKRICKRVDPAFLLGGMAPDQNALPEQRALCRPLEKDDGSNPASGVRFSSPGPTLPGVRSFRDPAASGGFDTYPYGLPTPPEMSPLDAVEQEHAPPSYYPAISCSSPAEHHHQSHMGSPPPYHLDYAQTQLHCGGAHMSHMTPGNNGGLIHGSYYGASPFPLTHHGLQHGHMGQLSPPPETQAHLETLDQLSQAELLGEVDRNEFDQYLNSGFHPEQGGAVTVTGHVQVSAASTVTETSLISVLADATAAYYNNYGIS